In Zea mays cultivar B73 chromosome 7, Zm-B73-REFERENCE-NAM-5.0, whole genome shotgun sequence, the following proteins share a genomic window:
- the LOC103632206 gene encoding uncharacterized protein → MESLKSLVLSSSSDDSDDEIDTLLLAQHVEHLVVGDTSMRRRRSSLPRRVIHRDHAAGENLIKHHYFGPNPVYPSHVFRRRFRMHRPLFLQILRAVQREDEYFTICCDATGLAGLGPLQKVCAALRILAYGLPTDAVDEYIQIGQTTARDCLIRFCRAIISCFSERYLRIPNHDDIARILRVNADRGFPGMLGSIDCMHWEWRNCPTAWRGQFCGRNSRPTMILEAVAGYDLWIWHAFFGMPGTNNDLNVLHRSPVFDPLCNGTMPPVQFTINGTTYNFGYYLADGIYPNWPTFVKAIRHAFEEKKVHFTTKQESCRKDIERAFGVLQARWAVLRGPAYGWDRNHLAEMMTACIIMHNMIVEDEGDGAANVDFIGPSGPPEPCNNTPEVCNEWLNNHIRSELPNDPDQDITCQATYLSLQHNLIQHLWARRGSMG, encoded by the exons ATGGAGTCATTGAAAAGCCTTGTGTTGTCCTCGTCATCCGACGATTCCGACGATGAGATCGATACCTTGTTGCTTGCCCAACATGTTGAGCACCTTGTAGTAGGAGACACGAGCATGCGGCGTAGGCGCTCCTCATTGCCTCGCCGAGTTATCCATAGGGACCACGCTGCTGGAGAAAATCTCATCAAACATCACTACTTCGGACCTAATCCTGTGTATCCATCACATGTCTTTCGTCGAAG GTTTCGGATGCATCGTCCTTTGTTCCTACAAATCCTTCGTGCCGTTCAGCGAGAAGACGAATACTTCACTATTTGTTGTGATGCAACAGGTTTAGCAGGGCTTGGTCCATTGCAAAAAGTTTGTGCTGCATTGCGTATCCTTGCGTACGGGTTACCAACCGATGCGGTAGATGAGTACATACAGATTGGACAGACTACCGCTAGGGACTGCCTTATTCGTTTTTGTCGCGCAATCATCTCTTGCTTTAGCGAACGATACCTTCGTATCCCTAACCACGACGACATTGCTCGCATACTACGTGTAAACGCCGACAGGGGGTTTCCGGGTATGCTAGGCTCTATCGATTGTATGCATTGGGAATGGCGCAATTGTCCTACTGCATGGCGCGGACAGTTTTGTGGGCGCAATTCGAGGCCAACAATGATACTAGAGGCAGTCGCTGGGTACGATTTGTGGATTTGGCATGCCTTCTTTGGAATGCCTGGTACCAACAATGATCTCAACGTGCTTCATCGGTCACCTGTGTTTGATCCGTTATGTAATGGGACGATGCCACCAGTGCAATTCACTATTAATGGGACCACTTACAATTTCGGATACTACTTAGCAGATGGCATATATCCAAATTGGCCTACCTTTGTTAAAGCTATTCGCCACGCATTTGAGGAAAAAAAGGTTCACTTTACTACCAAGCAAGAGAGTTGTCGAAAAGACATTGAGCGAGCATTTGGAGTTTTGCAGGCTAGGTGGGCTGTTCTACGTGGACCCGCTTATGGTTGGGATCGTAATCACCTCGCAGAGATGATGACTGCTTGCATTattatgcacaacatgattgtcgAGGACGAAGGAGATGGTGCAGCTAATGTGGACTTCATTGGCCCCTCTGGGCCACCTGAGCCGTGTAACAATACTCCTGAGGTCTGCAACGAGTGGCTGAACAATCATATCCGCTCAGAGTTACCCAACGATCCCGACCAGGACATCACATGTCAGGCAACATACTTGTCTTTACAGCACAACCTCATACAACACCTCTGGGCTCGTCGGGGCTCCATGGGTTGA